One Pirellulales bacterium DNA segment encodes these proteins:
- a CDS encoding protein kinase, protein MNIPAPARQLSPVTPAELLLDDYVQVFENANPDAAGRDLREFAPAASHPQYLDILCELARVDLEQRADRGESLLLDEYRQRYPELFQVSAISSRLEYEYRRLVGACAAEQLGDSLDPWRFSPSLLRELSLPAPAGASRGDSAQSTAVEDCGFTILGELGSGTFGKVYLARQAILAQRLVVLKITSAELSEPQILARLQHANIVPIYSVHVGRGQTTLCMPYYGATTFAQVLRGLPGGDRPPHSSQALLSTLCNQQSTLCNQQSTLGKEPSLSTSAGASQVPDILDRLTHPEAEELLVGPHPALQRLQNSDYATAVLWLFARLADGLQHAHSRGILHLDIKPANILLADDGTPLLLDFNLARDQRRESTTEVEKVGGTLGYMSPEQLRHFNTGNEKLDERSDIYSLGLVLYEFLRGERRVTANAQTIGKEQIAAQLDERRRVPAALAGKSPGLTPAVDAIVAKCLAFDPAARYQTAAELRTDLDRQLENFPLRYAREKSWLERLSKWRRRQPRLATGLATAALAACILIPLATLSWSRGNALLTSRHDLLVADIRDTQANFYTAKDRSELLLSLSGGDLDLTTPGIFQAQTALQTLEEAAFHPERQTALAAALTPAEQKKLRHAAGELSLSLSRVFLQQSQSSADQNVRQVAWNQARMWQEHAAKQFSPERPLGLRWQAENLSSPVNTEMLLARVENASREKTASAADLLVASQELCRRGAYGQAIPLLERAALLEARNYAIWLTLGQAYYHQEKFPSAAAAFAVCMALREDVAWAYFGRGLCHLRSRDFAAAEADFSAASQRERNFWAADINRALALLELNQPLPAKQLLDDVLAVGQHQTRALLWRSKAHTLLGDAAAAQRDKAAALASTPTDETGWVALGYEQLDSAPGQAITCFDKALQLNPHSREALQNKAHALSEQLGQVEEAVAVLDQLLKLDPAYLPALGGRGVLLARLGKREQAHADAQACLKLDRNPQTLYQLAGIYALTSRQDKGDKAQAYNLATLAFQAEPRLLDWVATDRDLDPLRSDAEFLELLNRFSQLPGEMSHSAAGETTVTPPVSQ, encoded by the coding sequence ATGAATATTCCCGCCCCCGCGCGCCAACTTTCCCCCGTTACCCCGGCGGAATTACTGCTGGACGACTATGTGCAGGTCTTTGAAAATGCCAATCCCGACGCGGCGGGCCGGGATTTGCGCGAATTTGCTCCCGCCGCCAGCCATCCCCAGTATTTGGATATCTTGTGCGAACTAGCCCGGGTGGACCTGGAACAGCGGGCGGACCGGGGCGAATCGTTGTTGCTGGACGAATACCGGCAGCGCTATCCCGAACTATTCCAGGTCTCGGCTATTAGCTCGCGGCTGGAATATGAATACCGGCGACTGGTGGGGGCCTGCGCCGCGGAACAATTGGGCGATAGCCTGGATCCGTGGCGGTTTTCCCCCAGTCTGCTCCGCGAACTATCTCTCCCCGCGCCGGCAGGCGCGTCGCGGGGCGATAGCGCGCAATCCACCGCGGTGGAGGATTGCGGTTTTACAATTTTAGGAGAATTAGGTAGCGGCACCTTTGGCAAGGTCTATTTAGCACGGCAAGCTATTCTGGCCCAGCGATTGGTCGTGTTGAAAATCACCTCCGCCGAACTGAGCGAGCCGCAAATCCTGGCCCGCCTGCAACATGCCAACATCGTCCCGATCTACTCCGTACATGTGGGGCGGGGGCAGACCACGCTTTGCATGCCGTATTACGGAGCAACCACGTTTGCCCAGGTGCTGCGGGGATTGCCGGGAGGGGACCGTCCTCCGCATTCCAGCCAGGCATTGTTGTCCACATTGTGCAATCAACAATCGACGTTGTGTAATCAGCAATCCACGCTGGGTAAGGAACCATCCCTATCGACCAGCGCTGGTGCATCCCAAGTTCCCGACATCCTGGATCGGCTCACTCACCCGGAGGCGGAAGAGTTGTTGGTGGGACCGCACCCGGCGTTGCAGCGGTTGCAAAACTCCGACTACGCGACGGCGGTTCTATGGCTCTTTGCGCGGTTGGCCGATGGCCTGCAGCACGCGCATTCCCGCGGTATTTTGCATCTGGATATCAAACCGGCGAATATTCTGCTTGCCGATGATGGCACGCCCCTCTTGCTGGATTTTAATTTAGCCCGCGACCAACGGAGGGAATCGACAACCGAAGTCGAAAAAGTTGGCGGGACGTTGGGCTATATGTCCCCGGAACAATTACGGCACTTTAATACTGGCAATGAAAAACTGGATGAACGGAGCGATATTTATTCGCTGGGCCTGGTCCTTTATGAATTTTTGCGGGGGGAACGACGCGTCACGGCCAACGCACAAACAATCGGGAAGGAACAAATTGCGGCGCAACTGGACGAACGCCGTCGCGTACCCGCCGCACTCGCCGGAAAAAGCCCCGGGTTAACCCCCGCCGTGGATGCCATCGTCGCCAAGTGCTTGGCCTTTGACCCCGCCGCTCGTTATCAAACCGCTGCGGAATTGCGGACGGATTTGGATCGGCAATTGGAAAATTTTCCGCTGCGGTACGCGCGTGAAAAATCCTGGCTGGAACGGCTGTCCAAATGGCGGCGGCGACAACCCCGCTTGGCCACGGGTTTGGCCACCGCGGCGTTGGCCGCTTGTATTCTGATTCCCTTGGCGACTTTGAGTTGGTCTCGGGGTAACGCGTTGCTGACCTCGCGGCATGATTTGCTCGTCGCCGATATTCGTGACACGCAAGCCAATTTTTACACCGCCAAGGATCGTAGCGAACTCCTGCTGTCACTATCTGGCGGTGATCTGGATTTGACGACGCCCGGCATCTTTCAAGCCCAAACGGCGTTACAAACCCTCGAGGAGGCCGCGTTTCACCCCGAACGCCAGACCGCGTTAGCCGCCGCCCTGACCCCCGCGGAACAAAAAAAATTACGACACGCCGCCGGTGAACTGTCCCTCAGTCTGTCGCGGGTATTTTTACAACAATCACAATCCAGCGCCGATCAAAACGTTCGCCAAGTGGCCTGGAACCAGGCCCGGATGTGGCAAGAACACGCGGCCAAGCAATTCTCGCCCGAACGGCCCCTAGGATTGCGTTGGCAAGCCGAAAATCTTTCATCCCCGGTCAATACAGAAATGCTCTTGGCCAGGGTCGAGAATGCCTCCCGTGAAAAAACGGCCAGTGCCGCCGATTTGCTGGTTGCCAGTCAAGAGTTGTGCCGTCGTGGCGCGTATGGCCAGGCGATTCCGCTGTTAGAGCGGGCAGCGCTCTTGGAAGCACGCAATTACGCCATCTGGCTGACACTGGGACAGGCCTACTACCACCAAGAAAAATTCCCCTCCGCGGCCGCCGCCTTCGCTGTCTGCATGGCTCTGCGCGAGGATGTGGCCTGGGCTTACTTTGGCCGAGGACTATGCCATCTGCGCAGTCGGGATTTTGCCGCCGCGGAGGCCGATTTTTCGGCTGCCAGCCAACGCGAACGGAATTTTTGGGCCGCCGATATCAACCGCGCGTTAGCGTTACTAGAACTCAATCAACCCCTCCCGGCCAAGCAACTACTGGATGATGTCCTGGCCGTCGGTCAACACCAGACCCGGGCATTACTATGGCGGAGCAAGGCGCATACGTTACTCGGCGATGCCGCCGCCGCCCAGCGCGACAAAGCCGCCGCCCTGGCCAGCACACCCACGGACGAGACGGGCTGGGTGGCCCTGGGATACGAGCAACTGGACAGTGCGCCTGGCCAGGCCATCACGTGTTTTGACAAAGCGCTACAATTAAATCCCCATTCGCGCGAGGCACTGCAAAACAAGGCCCATGCCTTGTCGGAACAATTAGGCCAGGTTGAGGAGGCGGTGGCGGTCTTGGATCAGTTGCTAAAGCTGGACCCCGCTTACCTGCCCGCGCTGGGGGGACGGGGCGTGCTTTTGGCGCGGTTGGGTAAGCGCGAACAGGCCCACGCCGATGCCCAGGCTTGTCTCAAACTGGATCGCAATCCCCAAACACTTTATCAATTGGCGGGGATATACGCGCTGACCTCTCGGCAGGACAAAGGGGATAAAGCCCAAGCTTATAACCTAGCCACCCTGGCATTCCAGGCTGAACCGCGTTTACTGGACTGGGTCGCCACGGATCGGGACCTGGACCCACTACGGTCGGATGCGGAATTTTTAGAATTGTTAAATAGATTTTCACAATTACCCGGCGAAATGAGCCACTCTGCCGCTGGGGAAACAACCGTCACTCCCCCCGTTTCCCAATAA
- a CDS encoding ATP-binding protein, which translates to MSYQSFKRVLGESRLEIKCLLLFAGCLLVLILGSFWWYGNRTEELVYANTRNTGQALVDPVLVQVHWENDEKNIPSLQGYEEVVEELGKDWQSKKYKYQVFSLYNKDQKHHPATEEERQVYERFFKLQPYKKTAPVENQTGIAYAGNNDELFEEFRDNARGIYSYYQPVWASNSQCIICHDTMYKNYLTRQGIAFDPTKTELREGDLLGVVKIILPDSDTQKAINFNRAIFLGAAIITTFFAVVAVYVIVRYVIVKPLKHLRDVSDEVARGKLDARAEIQTADEFEDLANSFNKMVRHLVEAQEELTQGKTELDLKVDELAQLNMRLYEMNRLKSDFLATMSHELRTPLNSIIGFSDVLSSIKSLDDKQQRYVTNIQKSGRMLLDMINDILDLAKIESGKMELRLSEFRIDHAISAQCDMARPLAERKNIDLEAAIEPDLPPLFQDLGKLQQILNNLLSNAIKFTPEGGRITVSARMVPATLAGENHASENGQVVYGDLLLSVADTGVGISPEDQTAIFEKFRQGTQVLARGDAMTREYSGTGLGLSIVKELCKLLGGEINLHSELGKGSTFTVQLPWARREMPARQELAFPATASVKQVLKATA; encoded by the coding sequence GCTGCTGTTTGCTGGATGTTTATTGGTTTTGATCTTGGGAAGTTTTTGGTGGTATGGCAACCGGACCGAGGAACTGGTCTATGCCAATACCCGTAATACCGGACAGGCTCTGGTCGATCCGGTCCTGGTCCAGGTGCATTGGGAAAACGACGAAAAGAATATTCCCTCGCTTCAAGGATACGAAGAAGTTGTCGAGGAATTAGGCAAAGACTGGCAATCCAAAAAATACAAATATCAAGTTTTTTCTTTGTATAATAAGGATCAAAAGCATCATCCGGCTACCGAGGAAGAACGGCAGGTCTACGAACGATTTTTTAAACTGCAACCCTATAAAAAAACCGCACCCGTCGAGAATCAAACCGGAATTGCTTATGCGGGAAATAACGACGAGTTATTTGAGGAATTTCGGGATAACGCCCGGGGTATCTATTCCTATTATCAGCCGGTCTGGGCGTCAAATTCGCAGTGTATCATCTGCCATGACACCATGTATAAAAACTATCTTACTCGTCAGGGGATCGCCTTTGATCCCACCAAAACGGAATTGCGGGAAGGGGATCTGCTGGGCGTGGTAAAAATTATCCTGCCGGATTCCGATACTCAAAAAGCGATTAATTTTAATCGGGCGATCTTTTTGGGAGCGGCGATCATTACGACGTTCTTCGCCGTGGTGGCGGTCTATGTGATCGTGCGGTATGTCATTGTCAAACCGCTAAAACACCTGCGTGATGTCAGCGACGAAGTCGCCCGCGGCAAGCTGGATGCCCGGGCCGAAATTCAAACCGCCGACGAGTTTGAGGACTTGGCCAATTCGTTTAATAAAATGGTGCGGCATCTGGTCGAAGCCCAGGAAGAATTAACGCAGGGGAAGACCGAATTGGATCTAAAGGTTGACGAACTAGCGCAGCTGAATATGCGGCTGTACGAGATGAACCGTCTGAAAAGCGATTTTCTCGCCACCATGAGTCACGAGCTGCGCACGCCGCTGAACAGCATTATTGGCTTTAGCGATGTGTTAAGTTCCATCAAATCGCTCGATGACAAACAGCAGCGCTACGTGACCAATATTCAAAAGTCGGGGCGGATGCTGCTCGACATGATCAATGACATCTTGGACCTGGCAAAAATTGAAAGCGGCAAGATGGAACTGCGGTTGAGCGAATTTCGCATTGATCACGCCATTTCCGCGCAGTGCGACATGGCCCGCCCCCTGGCCGAGCGGAAAAATATCGATCTCGAGGCCGCGATCGAGCCCGATTTACCGCCCCTCTTTCAGGACTTGGGCAAATTGCAGCAAATCTTAAACAACTTGCTGTCCAATGCCATCAAATTTACCCCCGAAGGGGGGCGAATTACTGTCTCCGCCCGGATGGTCCCGGCGACTTTGGCGGGAGAGAACCATGCGAGCGAAAATGGCCAAGTGGTCTATGGCGACCTGCTACTCAGCGTGGCGGACACCGGCGTGGGGATCTCGCCCGAGGATCAAACCGCGATTTTTGAAAAATTTCGCCAGGGGACCCAGGTCCTGGCCCGCGGCGATGCCATGACCCGCGAGTATTCGGGGACGGGTCTAGGACTGTCGATTGTGAAGGAACTGTGCAAATTGCTGGGGGGAGAAATAAACCTGCATAGTGAATTGGGTAAGGGAAGCACTTTTACCGTGCAATTACCCTGGGCGCGCAGAGAAATGCCCGCGCGGCAGGAACTTGCCTTTCCCGCTACTGCTAGCGTCAAACAGGTCTTAAAGGCAACGGCATAA
- a CDS encoding biopolymer transporter ExbD gives MPLKTLPLEEPTLNLTPMIDVIMTLIIFFMVATKFTEEERSIDLRLPTAKSSNSEAASALTPKVVNVQADGGIFLGAQSVSLEQLTLQLTQLRIQQPKIQVIVRGDQFTTHGRMAEVYHAVRQAGVPELGIAYTTSENLRK, from the coding sequence ATGCCTCTCAAAACCCTCCCCCTCGAAGAACCAACGCTCAATCTCACGCCGATGATCGACGTGATCATGACGCTGATCATCTTCTTTATGGTGGCGACCAAATTCACCGAAGAGGAACGAAGCATCGATCTGCGTTTACCCACGGCAAAAAGTTCTAACAGCGAAGCGGCGTCGGCCTTGACGCCCAAAGTGGTCAACGTCCAGGCGGATGGAGGGATATTCCTCGGAGCCCAGTCGGTCTCCCTAGAACAACTGACCCTGCAATTGACGCAACTGCGCATCCAGCAACCAAAGATCCAGGTCATCGTGCGCGGGGATCAATTTACCACCCATGGCCGCATGGCCGAAGTTTATCATGCCGTCCGGCAGGCGGGCGTGCCGGAATTAGGCATCGCCTACACGACGTCGGAGAACCTTAGAAAATAG
- a CDS encoding BON domain-containing protein gives MRRFWLGLAISGCAALLPTVGRADDQDLAQQIAENFKNSGQLKGYSINVVVEGGIVELNGRVSNADQLDRAIALAEVTPGIERVVNNLEIKAPAPRGAANGLRQPNNLFANQPTPAPAEVQRVSAAMPTQPTYAPQATSQRPMPMQQRQMAQSRPQQYPMAQQYAPAPQYAAQPRPAQYAQPLPQSAGRPVGTASGTSGKITYANTGSTPRKVNTQGARPLGYPQLASRQVPAAGDSYAVPGELGVQGAPLPAHIPSPASCPPPAMYDSPNMPNYAWPSYAAYPNYAAVNYPKQYSATAWPYIGPFYPYPQVPLGWRKVSLEWDDGWWFLDFKD, from the coding sequence ATGCGACGGTTTTGGTTAGGATTGGCGATTTCCGGGTGCGCTGCCCTGCTGCCCACGGTGGGCCGGGCCGACGACCAGGATTTAGCCCAGCAGATTGCCGAGAATTTTAAGAACAGCGGCCAGTTGAAGGGCTACAGCATCAATGTGGTCGTGGAAGGGGGGATCGTCGAGTTGAACGGCCGCGTTAGCAACGCCGATCAACTGGATCGTGCGATTGCCCTGGCCGAGGTGACCCCCGGGATCGAACGGGTGGTTAATAATCTGGAAATCAAGGCTCCCGCTCCGCGGGGGGCCGCTAACGGCCTTCGCCAGCCGAACAATTTATTTGCCAACCAGCCCACCCCCGCCCCGGCGGAAGTGCAACGGGTCTCGGCGGCGATGCCGACCCAGCCCACTTATGCCCCGCAGGCGACCAGCCAACGGCCGATGCCAATGCAGCAACGGCAAATGGCGCAATCGCGTCCGCAACAATACCCCATGGCTCAGCAATACGCGCCGGCTCCGCAGTATGCAGCGCAGCCCCGTCCGGCGCAATACGCCCAACCCCTACCGCAATCCGCCGGTCGCCCGGTGGGAACGGCCTCTGGGACCAGCGGCAAGATTACCTATGCCAACACTGGTTCCACACCACGCAAGGTGAACACCCAAGGAGCCCGTCCGTTGGGTTATCCCCAACTGGCGAGCCGCCAAGTACCAGCGGCTGGCGATAGTTATGCCGTTCCGGGAGAATTAGGAGTTCAGGGAGCGCCCCTGCCGGCGCACATTCCTAGCCCCGCGTCGTGCCCGCCTCCGGCGATGTATGACAGCCCCAACATGCCGAATTACGCCTGGCCTAGCTACGCGGCTTATCCCAACTACGCCGCGGTGAACTATCCCAAGCAGTATTCCGCGACGGCTTGGCCGTACATTGGGCCGTTTTATCCCTATCCGCAAGTTCCGCTGGGTTGGCGGAAAGTGTCGCTGGAATGGGATGATGGATGGTGGTTCCTGGACTTTAAGGACTAA
- a CDS encoding MotA/TolQ/ExbB proton channel family protein → MLTHLWTPADQTPGRAWTLLRLFWIAVLCGLACCSTYLYGQNPAQPASASSPSARESTSPPSAADAPPPAVSKNLFSFITDGGYLMIPLVGCSFVLLVFTFERFISLHTARIIPGPFVKRLIQQLGENQLDKEQALLVCAENGSIAARVLAAGVKKWGRSAAEMEQALIDAGERGAHELRRFLRVFNSLATIGPLLGLLGTVFGIIQAFKDIAAADAPGRMEMLSHSISEALLTTATGLAVAIPAVAFYMYFASRVDRLLIRLDALGQELVELISAEALQERARPAKLKKAA, encoded by the coding sequence ATGTTGACCCATCTTTGGACACCAGCGGATCAAACGCCCGGGCGCGCCTGGACGCTGTTGCGCTTGTTTTGGATTGCGGTGTTGTGCGGGTTGGCCTGTTGCTCGACGTATCTCTACGGACAAAATCCGGCACAACCCGCGTCCGCCTCTTCCCCCTCCGCACGGGAAAGCACGTCCCCCCCATCCGCGGCGGATGCTCCGCCCCCCGCGGTCAGTAAAAATCTGTTTAGCTTTATCACCGATGGCGGATATCTGATGATTCCGCTGGTCGGCTGTTCCTTTGTGCTGTTGGTGTTTACCTTTGAACGGTTTATCAGCCTGCATACCGCGCGGATCATTCCGGGACCGTTTGTCAAACGATTGATTCAGCAATTAGGGGAAAACCAACTCGATAAGGAACAGGCACTCTTGGTCTGTGCCGAAAATGGCAGCATCGCCGCCCGGGTGCTGGCGGCGGGGGTCAAAAAATGGGGCCGTTCGGCCGCTGAAATGGAACAAGCCCTGATCGACGCCGGCGAACGGGGAGCCCACGAGCTGCGCCGTTTTTTACGCGTCTTTAATAGCCTGGCCACCATCGGACCGCTGTTGGGTCTCTTGGGCACCGTCTTTGGCATTATCCAGGCCTTTAAGGATATCGCCGCGGCGGATGCCCCGGGCCGTATGGAAATGCTGAGCCACAGTATTAGCGAGGCGCTCTTAACCACGGCGACCGGTCTGGCGGTCGCCATACCGGCGGTCGCGTTTTATATGTATTTTGCCAGCCGCGTGGATCGGCTGTTGATTCGTTTGGATGCCTTGGGCCAGGAACTGGTGGAGTTAATCTCCGCCGAGGCTCTGCAGGAACGGGCACGCCCGGCCAAACTAAAAAAAGCGGCATAA
- a CDS encoding sigma-70 family RNA polymerase sigma factor — MTILPSQDPPDRTARGFSDSEEKPHSDGSLLQFYRQGNNAAAEQLFARYAAKLERLAKYNLSRAAGQRIDAEDIVQSVFRRFFASVDRGNYDLPRGADLWSLLMVIALNRVRSEEALQRAGMRDIRCTVPFEDQHPAGPGLSAEQGDLTRLLIAEAIEDLPAQHRAVVELRIQNYEVAEIAARVQRSKRTVERLLQEARAALLKNLGDDAPEPLL; from the coding sequence ATGACTATCCTTCCCTCTCAGGACCCGCCAGATCGAACCGCGCGCGGTTTTTCGGATTCAGAGGAAAAACCGCATAGCGACGGGTCGTTATTGCAGTTTTATCGGCAGGGAAACAACGCTGCGGCGGAACAGTTATTTGCACGATACGCGGCCAAATTGGAGCGCCTAGCAAAATACAATTTATCCCGCGCCGCGGGCCAAAGAATCGACGCCGAAGATATCGTGCAATCGGTTTTTCGCCGATTCTTTGCATCGGTGGATCGGGGGAATTACGATTTGCCCCGGGGGGCCGATTTGTGGTCGCTGCTGATGGTTATTGCCCTCAACCGTGTTCGCTCTGAAGAAGCCCTGCAGCGGGCGGGGATGCGCGACATCCGCTGCACGGTCCCCTTTGAAGATCAACATCCCGCCGGTCCCGGACTCTCGGCCGAACAGGGGGATTTGACCCGGTTGCTCATCGCCGAGGCGATCGAGGATCTCCCCGCCCAACACCGGGCGGTGGTGGAACTGCGGATCCAAAATTACGAGGTTGCCGAAATTGCCGCGCGGGTACAGCGTTCCAAACGGACAGTGGAACGACTCTTGCAAGAAGCCCGCGCTGCTTTACTTAAAAACCTGGGAGACGATGCCCCGGAGCCACTGTTATGA
- a CDS encoding matrixin family metalloprotease, giving the protein MQRPFSINRRHHRRLNIERLESRDLFTTWGNPWPEPERLTVSFAEDGTQIDGQASALFAQLDAQLTRETWQTQTLLALQTWANYANLNFHVTDDGPAPFGKTTSAQGLSGAGDIRIGAVPLSNNELAVAAPYNLYSDWSGEVVVNTQFTFGVGPGAAFDLFTVLLQETGHALSLAPSVAPESVLFGNYLGPRTDLSSLDIQEVQRLYGPRRADRFEGTGGNNQSSTATPLSFISDVDQYIGIDPRAGAAPFIAAADLTTRTDVDFYQFTLPAGLNDYRVVLRTSNISLLQAQITVRDSQGNIVGQAAASSPTIGDLELYVANAQEGEVYSVSVAGAAGNAFDVGGYELAIGLEAQEALFPSVSTFINDDRGDDDDGIDTLVVLNPKVSTIGVPWDYSQRASLSFSTDRDFYRITAPADANTMAALVVAVWPLNPQDFQPALSVSAMADFSSLLPATVLRNDSGAYSLEIKNITPGANYYIKIAAAQPNGSQLEGNYLLAADFRRTQTFFRSLAAGWLNETTLEQTYLLRNTESRLHHWRLTVNAPAGSTTPATVRLGIYNSTMQLVGTFTATTGEPATFSALLRPGVYTLKFMVDGVNPQLNQRLTFHLAALVLSDPLGPTRVDPGGTPVGGGYVPTYTVPTRPYYSFYFFGRNFTWVRPRVPVGSP; this is encoded by the coding sequence ATGCAACGACCTTTTTCCATCAACCGTCGCCACCACCGCCGCCTGAATATCGAGCGGCTGGAGTCGCGCGATCTATTTACGACCTGGGGTAATCCCTGGCCGGAGCCAGAGCGGCTGACGGTCAGCTTTGCGGAGGATGGCACGCAAATCGACGGACAAGCAAGCGCGTTGTTTGCCCAACTGGACGCGCAACTGACGCGCGAAACCTGGCAAACCCAAACATTGTTGGCCCTGCAAACCTGGGCCAATTATGCGAACTTAAATTTTCACGTGACAGACGACGGCCCGGCCCCTTTTGGCAAAACCACCAGCGCGCAGGGCTTGAGCGGCGCGGGAGATATTCGCATCGGCGCGGTGCCGCTGTCGAATAATGAATTGGCCGTCGCGGCTCCCTACAATCTTTACAGCGATTGGTCGGGCGAGGTGGTGGTCAACACGCAATTCACTTTTGGAGTGGGTCCAGGCGCGGCTTTTGACCTTTTCACGGTTCTGTTACAAGAGACCGGCCACGCCCTCAGCCTGGCTCCCAGCGTGGCTCCAGAATCGGTGTTATTCGGCAATTATCTAGGCCCACGGACGGATTTGTCCTCCTTGGATATCCAGGAAGTCCAGCGTTTATACGGACCCCGGCGCGCGGACCGTTTTGAGGGGACCGGAGGCAACAACCAGTCCTCCACCGCCACGCCGCTAAGTTTTATTAGCGATGTGGATCAATACATCGGAATTGATCCCCGGGCCGGAGCAGCCCCGTTTATCGCCGCCGCCGATCTGACCACGCGGACCGATGTGGATTTTTATCAATTCACCCTTCCCGCCGGGCTGAATGATTATCGGGTGGTATTGCGCACCAGTAATATCAGTTTATTACAAGCCCAGATAACAGTTCGTGACTCGCAAGGAAACATCGTCGGTCAGGCGGCGGCCAGTAGTCCGACCATCGGTGACCTGGAATTATATGTGGCAAATGCCCAGGAAGGCGAAGTTTATTCCGTGTCGGTCGCGGGAGCGGCGGGCAATGCCTTTGACGTGGGTGGTTATGAGCTGGCGATTGGACTGGAGGCGCAGGAAGCGCTCTTCCCTTCGGTGTCGACTTTTATCAATGACGACCGGGGGGATGACGACGATGGCATAGACACGCTGGTGGTGCTCAACCCCAAAGTCAGTACAATTGGCGTACCATGGGATTATAGCCAGCGGGCCAGCCTGAGTTTTTCCACCGATCGCGACTTCTACCGCATCACTGCGCCAGCGGACGCAAATACCATGGCCGCGCTGGTTGTGGCGGTTTGGCCGCTTAATCCCCAAGATTTTCAACCGGCGTTGAGTGTTTCCGCCATGGCGGATTTTTCCAGCTTGTTACCCGCCACGGTATTAAGAAATGACTCTGGCGCGTATTCCCTGGAAATCAAAAACATCACCCCCGGGGCAAATTACTACATCAAGATCGCCGCCGCGCAGCCCAACGGTTCGCAGTTGGAGGGAAATTATCTGTTAGCCGCCGATTTTCGTCGGACACAAACTTTTTTTCGCAGTTTGGCCGCGGGCTGGCTGAATGAAACCACGCTAGAGCAAACCTACCTGCTGCGGAACACCGAATCGCGCCTGCATCATTGGCGCCTGACCGTGAATGCCCCCGCGGGCTCCACCACGCCCGCAACGGTTCGACTAGGTATTTATAACTCGACGATGCAACTCGTCGGGACCTTTACCGCCACTACTGGAGAACCAGCCACTTTTTCGGCCTTGCTGCGTCCCGGGGTTTATACCCTTAAATTCATGGTGGATGGCGTTAACCCGCAGCTCAACCAGCGCCTGACATTTCATTTAGCCGCGCTTGTTCTTAGCGATCCCCTTGGTCCCACGCGCGTCGACCCGGGGGGTACGCCCGTGGGCGGAGGCTATGTTCCCACCTACACTGTTCCCACGCGTCCCTATTACAGCTTTTATTTCTTTGGACGCAACTTTACCTGGGTGCGACCCCGGGTACCCGTTGGCTCGCCATAA